From Spartinivicinus ruber, the proteins below share one genomic window:
- a CDS encoding FHA domain-containing protein: MLKLGYKHSAKGAIWLVGNKVVVGNGVDCDFIVKDPTIADEHISIFIQGDQATLIDLTGGINTYVNNEPVLKNRLLQAGDTIRIGATELLISDPKQVRAPVHNPVKKVTGWYLKPVNHDLAQNTIAVTDQLLVGRATDCDLCLPSPHISRRHAELYLVDGLLFVKDLISANGSFINDQQITEGRLRTGDLITFDQFSFVVIGPPEDQSKTRVRAKSEAMTTQNYHKTNTGYLPLNQLNYDLQQQELVNASKSNTTSFKLWGWGALLLILMTLLWWFNLIN; encoded by the coding sequence ATGCTGAAGTTGGGCTATAAACACAGCGCAAAAGGAGCTATATGGTTAGTAGGCAATAAAGTAGTGGTAGGGAATGGAGTTGATTGTGACTTTATTGTAAAAGATCCTACTATTGCAGACGAGCATATTAGTATTTTTATTCAAGGGGACCAGGCTACATTAATCGATTTAACGGGAGGGATAAATACTTACGTTAATAATGAACCTGTCTTGAAAAACCGTTTATTACAAGCGGGTGATACTATTCGCATAGGCGCTACTGAACTATTGATTTCTGATCCAAAGCAGGTAAGGGCGCCTGTACATAATCCTGTAAAAAAGGTAACGGGCTGGTATCTTAAGCCTGTTAATCATGATTTAGCTCAAAATACGATTGCTGTGACTGACCAGTTGCTGGTAGGGCGAGCTACTGACTGTGATTTATGTTTACCCTCTCCGCATATATCCCGACGTCATGCGGAATTGTATTTGGTTGATGGCTTACTTTTCGTGAAAGACCTGATTTCAGCTAACGGCTCTTTTATAAATGATCAACAAATTACAGAAGGTCGGCTTCGTACCGGTGACTTAATAACATTTGATCAGTTCAGCTTTGTGGTTATTGGTCCACCAGAGGATCAAAGTAAAACCCGAGTGAGAGCAAAGTCAGAGGCAATGACCACCCAGAACTACCATAAAACTAATACAGGTTATTTGCCCCTTAACCAGTTGAATTATGACTTGCAACAACAAGAGTTGGTCAATGCAAGTAAATCCAATACAACTAGTTTCAAGCTTTGGGGGTGGGGGGCTTTACTGCTTATTCTGATGACACTGTTGTGGTGGTTTAATTTGATTAACTAG
- a CDS encoding ABC transporter permease, whose translation MKESIQIIPFSNLALAFIPVAAVIIIIWKWQLNYKNTIYAICRMLTQLLFIGYILTYIFASDSALIVGLVLFVMIAASSWIALRTLSIPRQTLYLMSFISITLGGGIILFFITQFILILQPWYLPNYLIPLAGMVFANAMNSVSLAGERIEAELNRGLSYEEARIIAFKTSLIPITNSLFAVGLVSLPGMMTGQILSGVSPLIAVRYQIMVMCMLFGSSGFTSALFLTLIKNKLATITDTDTKP comes from the coding sequence ATGAAAGAGTCAATACAAATAATACCCTTTTCCAACCTAGCATTAGCGTTTATTCCTGTGGCGGCCGTCATTATAATTATTTGGAAATGGCAATTAAATTACAAAAATACTATATACGCCATTTGCCGCATGCTAACTCAGCTATTATTTATTGGTTACATTTTAACGTATATTTTTGCCAGCGATAGTGCTTTAATTGTTGGTTTGGTTCTCTTCGTAATGATAGCAGCTTCAAGCTGGATTGCTTTACGCACTCTATCAATTCCTCGCCAAACATTATATTTAATGTCCTTTATCTCAATTACCTTGGGTGGAGGAATAATCTTATTTTTTATCACTCAATTTATTTTGATACTACAACCTTGGTATTTACCTAATTATTTAATTCCTCTAGCAGGAATGGTGTTTGCTAATGCTATGAACAGCGTTAGCCTGGCAGGAGAAAGAATAGAAGCCGAGCTGAATAGAGGGTTATCCTATGAGGAGGCGCGCATTATCGCCTTTAAAACATCTTTGATTCCTATTACAAATTCATTGTTTGCAGTTGGACTAGTCTCTTTGCCTGGAATGATGACAGGGCAGATTCTATCAGGGGTTTCCCCCTTAATTGCAGTGCGTTATCAAATTATGGTGATGTGTATGCTGTTTGGTTCATCTGGTTTTACATCAGCGTTATTTCTTACCCTAATTAAGAACAAGCTAGCCACAATAACTGATACTGACACTAAACCATAA
- a CDS encoding OsmC family protein: protein MSEYTATIRWQKADDEDYLANQYSRAHTWSFDGGLTIPASSSPHIVPLPYSEEANVDPEEAFVASLSSCHMLFFLAIAAKRKFIINEYVDNAIGTLEKDTDGRMAMTTVILHPKISFDGSKPTRQELEEIHHLSHEKCFIANSVKTKVITTIIE, encoded by the coding sequence ATGTCTGAATATACAGCAACCATAAGATGGCAAAAAGCTGACGACGAAGACTACTTAGCTAATCAATATAGTCGTGCCCACACTTGGTCATTTGACGGAGGCCTCACCATACCTGCCTCCTCATCTCCCCATATTGTCCCATTGCCATACTCTGAGGAAGCAAATGTTGATCCTGAAGAAGCATTTGTCGCATCCTTATCAAGCTGCCACATGTTATTTTTCTTAGCTATAGCAGCTAAACGAAAGTTTATTATTAATGAATACGTAGATAATGCCATAGGTACGCTGGAAAAAGACACTGATGGCAGGATGGCAATGACAACAGTCATCTTACACCCCAAAATTAGCTTTGATGGTAGCAAGCCAACCCGACAAGAGTTAGAAGAAATACATCACTTATCACATGAAAAATGTTTTATTGCTAACTCAGTTAAAACAAAAGTGATAACTACAATTATTGAGTAA